The following proteins are encoded in a genomic region of Canis lupus familiaris isolate Mischka breed German Shepherd chromosome 6, alternate assembly UU_Cfam_GSD_1.0, whole genome shotgun sequence:
- the NCF1 gene encoding neutrophil cytosol factor 1 isoform X1 encodes MGDTFIRHIALLGFEKRFVPSQHYVYMFLVKWHDLSEKVVYRRFTEIYEFHKMLKEMFPIEAGDINPENRIIPHLPAPRWFDGQRAAESRQGTLTEYYNTLMGLPVKISRCPQLLDFFRVRPDDLKLPTDSQVKKPETYLVPKDGKSSVTDITGPIILQTYRAIADFEKTSSSQMALATGDVVDVVEKSESGWWFCQTKTKRGWVPASYLEPLDSPDEAEDPEPNYEGEPYVTIKAYTAEMEDEMSLQEGEAIEVIHKLLDGWWVVRKDDITGYFPSMYLQKSGQDAAQAHRQIKSRGAPPRRSSIRNAHSIHQRSRKRLSQDTYRRNSVRFLQQRRRQARPGPRSPGSPREEQPATQPAKPQPAVPPRPSADLILHRCSESTKRKLASSV; translated from the exons ATGGGGGACACCTTCATCCGCCACATCGCCCTTCTGGGCTTCGAGAAGCGCTTCGTCCCCAGCCAGCACTAC GTCTACATGTTTCTGGTGAAGTGGCACGACCTGTCGGAGAAGGTGGTCTACCGGCGCTTCACCGAGATCTACGAGTTCCAC aaaatgttaaaggaaatgtTTCCTATCGAGGCAGGGGACATCAACCCAGAGAACAGGATCATCCCGCACCTGCCAG CCCCGCGGTGGTTCGATGGGCAGCGGGCGGCCGAGAGTCGCCAGGGCACGCTCACCGAGTACTACAACACGCTCATGGGTCTGCCTGTCAAGATCTCCCGCTGCCCCCAACTCCTCGACTTCTTTAGAGTGCGCCCCGACGACCTCAAGCTTCCCACGGACAGCCA GGTGAAAAAGCCAGAGACCTACTTGGTGCCCAAAGACGGCAAGAGCAGTGTCACGG ACATCACAGGCCCCATCATCCTGCAGACGTACCGTGCCATTGCTGACTTCGAGAAGACCTCGAGCTCCCAGATGGCTCTGGCCACGGGTGACGTGGTGGACGTCGTGGAGAAGAGCGAGAGTG GCTGGTGGTTCTGCCAAACGAAGACAAAGCGAGGTTGGGTCCCGGCGTCCTACTTGGAGCCCTTGGACAGTCCTGATGAGGCAGAGGACCCAGAGCCCAACTACGAAG GTGAGCCCTATGTCACCATCAAAGCCTATACTGCCGAGATGGAGGATGAAATGTCCCTGCAGGAAGGCGAAGCCATCGAAGTCATTCATAAGCTCCTGGATGGTTGGTGGGTCGTCAG GAAAGACGACATCACCGGCTACTTCCCATCCATGTACCTACAGAAGTCCGGGCAGGATGCTGCCCAGGCGCATCGCCAGATCAAGAGCCGAGGGGCCCCGCCCCGCAG GTCGTCCATCCGCAACGCGCACAGCATCCACCAGCGATCGCGGAAGCGCCTCAGCCAGGACACCTATCGGCGCAACAGCGTCCGTTTTCTGCAGCAGCGCCGCCGTCAGGCGCGGCCCGGACCGCGGAGCCCGGGGAGCCCGCGCG AGGAGCAGCCAGCGACCCAGCCCGCGAAGCCACAGCCCGCGGTGCCCCCGCGGCCCAGCGCAGACCTTATCCTGCACCGATGCAGCGAGAGCACCAAGCGGAAGCTGGCGTCTTCCGTCTGA